AGATGTTGGCGTTTCATTTAAAGGATCTGAGGGAATCTCATTAGATGCTGCCAATGTGCTTATACAGTCACTCTCCTACGATATGACCGTTAATTCAACCGAAGGATTAATAATTTTGGAGGCTGGTGACGGGATCTATTTGGATATGGATAAAATACCAATCGTCAGCTCTGAATTCGGACTGCGTACTGGGAGTATTCAATATAAGATATGTGTTTGCATGCCGAAGGGTAACCTTTTTCGAATACCAGTCCCCAGAATACGTAGTGGACCTAAAGTAACATGTGCCCATTTTAATGTAAAACATGATCCGTGTGTTTAAATTTAGTCATTGCATAACATTCAGAGTGTAATGCATGAAGAAAATAGTTAAAACCTTACATATCTTTATTACTCatataaaaaaggtaaaaatatcAAACGTTAATATTATCcacaataaaatagaaatgaaaaatactTGAATTCATTTTTATAGGTAATCAAACAAACACCAAAGTTATATTTTTAGCttctgcatttatttttattttacaagcaGGCTTTTCTATAAtacaatataagtgaatattagaATTAGAGCAAATGTAagaacatattatataaaaatatatgtatgttcccCACTGTACACCGACCTGTGAAATGCCTAACTTTCGACTTTGTGTTACTAAATAGTTAGTAACCTATTCCATTAAATATAACCCTCACGTGAACTACAATCTGAGAAAGTAAACATAAAGACCTAAGGTCAAATTTCTCCTCTTTCTTCGCATCGAATTTGTATTACTTTTGCCTGGCAAAATAGTTGTTTCCGATTTTTGTGTGCTTAATAATGAGACATTTTGAGAAATAgtacaaatttcttaacttcACAAAACTAAGAAAATAGTCTAagaatttataataaacaattaCAAGCGAATTCTCATTAATTACGACAGAAAATGTACATTTTTATGCGGCGTAAATTTAAACACCTGGTGGCGGAGGCTCATCATAATGCGATGATTTTGTGTCAGTGCCAGATGAATGAGACTTTTGTGTCGGTGGAGTATCTATCATGCCATCAGGAACCATTCTCAAAAGTTCCGCTTCGCTTAACTGAGCTAAACGACTTGATGGTTTTTCAGTTAGCTTGgctgaaaatatatattctctTTAATAGGTTTAcatagataaataaaatttagggCTTACCGCTTGTGTCAAATGTAACTAACTCAGGATTGTATTCGTCCTCATCAAGCGTACTATGAAGGCTCTTTCTTACACTTTGAATTAACGTTGATTGCGACTGTAGCGTCGTTGTTGAGAAATGTGTATGATTGTTATCTGGTTTGCTCTTTATGCTGGCAAGTATTTGAGAGAGGTTTGAAGGTATCGATATATTTGCCAAAACTGCCGAAGTCTTAGTAGCCGAAGTGGAAGCAAAacactaaaaataaaagtacattAGACCTGTACCAAAACCTTTTTATAAGTAAACTCTATTTACCGATGAATCCACATTGAGTAAACCCGCGATTTCCTTTTCTTGTGCTGCGATTTGCCGATTCAGTTCGTCCATTTTACGTTTCAAGTCGTCCTCATCAGATCTTGGAGGCATTTTAGATGCTATGAGTGCATCATCATCAGAACTTCCACCAGGTGAGTACGGCTCATCATCATCATCTGTGATATTAGATGGCGGTAGAGAAGCTgtgtaaagaaatgcatttttgttataaaaaatattttttaatataaaatttttatacttttatgtgATTTGGTAATGATTGGTGCTTTTATTATAGCATCCACGTCGATTTCATCAACTTTCGGCGTAGACGCATGCATTCGACGTTTTCTCTTTGGACTGCCAGGCGGGGTAAACGTGTCCGGGTCGACACCACGGCGATGTGACTATAagtaatcaaacattttcgttaaaatatgtatatttgttagcAAGCGCGATATAATGTCACTTCTATTGAGCGGTTTCACTGATTAGATTGTTAAAATGTAATGATATAATATTAAAGTTGTAATAATTACTTTTGATGTTGATGTCGATGCAACGATGGTTGGTAGTGCCGAGTGCCGTTTTCCTATAATTCTCACTACTACACCGACTAGGATATCGGGTCTGTGAGGATCTTCATAAAAATCCACTTTTTCTGCTGGCAATAATACTGGAGGCATTGGCTTTCCTGCTCCTAATggatatatataaaaatccttTATTTGCGGCGACACGCTATTGATCACGcccaaacgatttctattttcaAGATATTGAAATAGCACAGTATAAGCTGCTGTTTCCATCTCAGAACCCGGAATTAGACGAATAATTACGATTTCCTTGTTGGggcttcttttaatttttgaaatatattcccACACAGTCTCAGGTCCTATACGCCCAACGACATCTAATTCATCGGGCAGCAAAGTGCCCAGATTTAGAGAGTTTCCTATAACTGGCTGCAGCACAATCTGGAAAGAGGCGACGTCGACCATATTAATGTTGCCGCTCCAAAGTGCGGTGGAGGATAGATTTCCACTTATTGTTGGAGAATCGGCATCAGTATAACGAGTGTAGGGATCTTGTGGTGGCGTTGCTATAGTCACGGTGCTACTTGGCTCTTGATCGTCGTTTGTGTGCGCGTTTGACGTTGACGATTTGTGTTCCGTTACAAATTTAATCGCCGATGACGTAGGCAAGGGAGGCGTGGCGGTTTGTCTGATTGCCTCTCTTTTGTGTTTATCCTTCTCTCTGTCTTTCtccttaaatttttctttttcgcttATAAGGTTTGCAGCCTCTTCCACAGTTTTTGTTGATTCTAGTATTTGATCAATTAAACTATAGACTTCTACAGACTTCGGAGTGTTTGCCCTCTTTGAGCTACTCTTGTCTTTACTGCTACTTATAGTACTGCTTTTATTCGAGTTCACCGTTACCGGTGAATTATTATCGCACTCATCTCTTTGTTGGCGAACATCACGATCACGATCTCGTTCCCGTTCCCGttctttttctttgtttttgtctttttctCGTTCACGATCTTCCCTCTCTCGTTTTTCATCTTTGTGATAACTTTTGTGTCGCTTCTCTCTGCTGTGGCTGCGACTGCGAGAATGACTTCGACTACGTTTCCGCGATCTGGATTTATCCCTGTGACGATCTTTATTTTTTCGTAGCCTTTCTCGACTATGGTCACTATCATGTGACCGCGCACGAGCCTGATCACGATCACGACCATGATCTCGATTTCGATCCCTTTCACCTTCGCGCTCTCGCTCTCTATCCTTTTCTTTGGAGTgacttttttgcttttcttcatCGAAGTGGCTACCACTTTTGGGCCCTTGGGTCTCACTGCTCTGTTGATGCTCAATAAACGAGTTCGGGTCCAGATCTGTCTTAACAAGATCTGATGCACTGCTACTGCTCACAACTGAGCTGTTTAATACAGACACTACATCTTCAACAGGTATGCTAGCGTCTAAATTTACACAATCCTCCAGTTTTCCCTCAATTACTTCCTCCCCCTTATGGGTTTTCAAaacgtaatttttagcacaagAAAGCAAGTCAAGTTCTGATTTCTTTATCATTTCTAACTGATGCTTGGCTTCGTTCTCGCGCCATTGCGCCAATTCCTGGCTAGCTAATTCTTCAGGTGACATTCGAACTAATTGCTTGGGCTGAATTTTATTGGCACAAATCTTAGCAAAAAGTGTACGATTCTTTCTATCCTTAATGTTGAACATCAGTGATCGATATTTTGCTCTGTAACGTGAGCCAGTGTCTCGACTGAAGTAATCGTACATTTCAGCCTCAGTTTCATGGACAAATTTCTCTATCTCCTCTATGCTCAATTTTGGCAACGTGCCGCTACAATTCTCATTTTCGGTTCCCGTTTCATTCATTCGCAGCAGCAACTGTTCTTTTAGAGTACGACGCACATTTAAACGGATAGGCTCAGAATTAGTGCTCCCAGATGGAGCATTGTCGGACTGCCTCTTGGTGACGGTTTCAGCCAACGGCCGCTGTTTTGGTTTTTCCTTTCGATCTTTTGCTTCTTCTTTTGCATCGCCACGTGTCGCTTTATCGGGTTTAAGAGAAACCTGCTGAGGATACTTTTGTAATTGTTTGGGTGTACCCGGTCGGGGACTATTTGGTGCGGCTTTTACAACTTGCTCAATCAATTGCTTTACCGGCTTTTGCACATGTACATTTAACTCTGCGTCTCTTTGCGGCGTGGATGATTTAACCACGACTGTATTGCTACCATGCGGGGActgatttatttgaatattatgtgtatgtgtacttGCAGGTGGATATGTGATATGTTTGCCTAAGTTGGTAATAACTATTGGGGATAGTGATTGCGTTTGACGGTGCCTCtgttttttctgaaattaaatACGAATCGGTTCTCAGAATCTTTCGCACGTAAGCAGTTCTTAAACTTACTTCAATTTCTTGTGCTTGGATGCTTCCCGGCTGCACTACCTCAAAAGTTTGGTTGTCTTGAAGCCATTTCTTCAGATTATGCGTTGTAGGCGCATTGCTACCAGTTAGGACACGACCACTTTTTCGTTCAATCACATGTacctgtaatttttttcaagaaaaataatAGTATTGAATATAGGGTTAAGTCTGCTCAGTGTATAAAAATGTCTATAAATTACCCTTTCGATTTTCGGCTTCCTGTCTGCCATTGAGAGAATATCCTCAAATAGACCTTTTGCCTTCTTCTTTTTCAGGGCAGCATCTTCATTTATGTTGGAAGATACAGTCGGCTCGGGGGATTTAGCTGATGAAACGGCTGCAAATATATTAAGAGCATTCTGGGCATGTTTTCGGATGCAATCATCACTGCAGTATATGGAATTCGTTCGTGCAACTTTCTTGCAGACAATGCAAAAGGTTTGTGGCTCAGTTGAAATTGCTTCTGCTTGTATAGGCTTTTGTAGATTATTGAATGCTTGTTTGGCGCTAGTTGAAGACTGTGCTACTGAGGATGATTTCGTGGATTCCACTTGATGTTTCATTGCCTGTTGTAAAACTGGAAGTCGGCGTTTTGTTTGTGAAGCAGGAGTATTGACCTCTTTTGGTTTTACGTTCAAATTCGTTGGCTTTTTTTTCATCGCGCTTACATTTGGTTTTGTTACCTTTtttgatgttgtttttgttagcgCTACATCCCCAAGCTGTGATTTCGTGCTAATATAAGTCGTTTGTGTTGTGTCCAAAAAGCTTTCTAAAGATGAACCTGCAACGGTCGAATCTAAATTACTGACAGATGCTGCTTTGGTTCCGATTTGCTCATGTTCGGGTTTTTGAATTGTGGCCTCCGAAATAATCTTTCTTGGAATAAGCATATCAGTAATCTTTCTttgtttctgaaaaaaaaaaacgatttgttcattattattttatattttgattaagAAATTGAGTCTATTAAGGAAATTTAAGAAGCTATTTTATATTCCCTGAATATAGATGAGTTAATGGAGCTTCAGAGATTAAACAGGTATAGGGCAAATGCGATCATAACGTTCTACCCTATAATAAATTAAACCCATAAATGTGAGATTATCTGGTagagaatatttatatttttaattgtgtatggATTcaggtttaaaaaataaaaggtttGTCTAtataaacttgattttgatccgtCACTTCGTTTGGTAGCTATGGTGATTCTTACTGAAGAAATAGTTCGTAGATGGTATATTTGCCTTCTACAATAAACAGGGCCGAATTTCTTTAAGATATCCTATTAAATAatagttttcaatacaaaaacttgattttgattgttcagtgaaggctatatactatagtggacCGATCTAAACTTTTTGTGCAGAAAATAATTCgtgacgaattccgtgaaggtatTTTGTCAAAGAAaacaagttttctatataaaaacttgatttcgaGCATTCACTTCATATGGCAGTTATGTATATGCTGCAGTGCTTCAGCGattcatatataagtatatatttatatatataagtttcTGTTTAGTTTAGgaaacttatacatataaaattttcgaatctTTTGAAGGTTGCTGTAACAAaaaagaattccaaaatattgTGGGAGTATGTTCTTTCTTTTCTCTAGCGTTAATTGTAAtccatatattgtatgtataaaatggTGATATTAACCTTTTCCTCTTGAAGCTTCACACATTTCGGACAAGTCCAATCAATGCCTTTCTGTTCCATTTCGATTCCCATTGCTTTTGTGATACTGACACACGTACCATGGAACCAGTCTTCGCAGACATCACAGCAAATCATAAACCTGTTATTATGTGGTTGTCGACATATACACCAAAGCCTACAATATATTCGAAATGAATtaagtttaataatttatattacagAGTGTAAACCTATTGGGATCGTCATCATCCTCTTGAGAAGCCGATGCATCTTCCTCTGCTACAGATTTATTGGCAACATTTTTAGCCGCAGTACTTTTCTTCGTTGCAACTacagtttttttggttttgctggCATTTGTTCCGCCAGTTGCCGATTCTTTGGAAACTCGTCTTTTGCTTGCAGCCTCGGTTTTCTTTTCAACTGTACCCGATGGTATCTGTTCAACCGTAGTAAACGAAGAATTCGATTGCAGTGAACTATCCAGCGAAGATTCATTAAATATTGTACTTGAATTTGCTGAAGATGCGGGTTGGTTTTGGGCTCTTCGCTTGGCACGGGTTGTCGGTGCTTCAATTGGAGGTAATGTGATAACACGCCCATTTCCACGTACAATTTTAATAGGTTCTTTACGAATCGTTGGTGACGGCATTGGCTTGGCGCTTGCAACATTGGTTACGAAAACAGGCATGTCACCGTCCGTACCACTTGTTCCAATCGAAGATGGCGGTACGTTTGATATGGCCATTTCAATAATGCTTTTCCCTCGATTCGGTTCCTTTGATATAAAtccaaatagtttttattgatcaattaataaaaaaaaataaaatataattacctGCGAACTTGCTGATACTTGTGTAGCCGTTAGCTGATGTGGTCCCGTCGTAGTGGGCACGATATTATCTGTTTCAGCAGAGTCAGCACATGCAAGTTCATCGTTATGTTCTTCGCTAAATACTTGCTTTTCAACTGCTTCTTGCAAAGTTTCATCTTCAATGAGGTCTACAACTTGCTGAAGTAAATCGTCCGGTATTTCAACGCCATCAGACGATTCTAAAAGTGGCGCGTTAGAGATGTCAATATCGTCTACATTCCCCTCAGAAGTTGTACCGAAATTACGTAGATTGTTGTCTATTTGAAGGTTTGTGGCAGTTGATTCTAATGATTGTTCGGCATTCTCTAACATTTTTAcaagttttggtatattttcatttgatttcGAGGTCACTTCCATCAAGGAATCCTTTTGCATTTCGTCTTTTACAATAGAATCGATGAGATCAAAATGCTCTGACGCTAATTCAGAAGAGCTTGGCTCATTTTCGGTACATTGCGTTGAAGATTCATTGGTTGGCGTATGATTCTGTTGAACAAGTGGCAGTGATTCCATGATAATTCTACTTTTTGCCAGTTCTGAAGAGCTTTGATGAGTCTGAATTGAAATTTGTATGGGCAGTTTATTCTTGGCAGCAGTTTCAATTCCCAACGGCATAAAACCTTTTGAAGGTGATAATATATTCTTTTGCCTTATTCCAGGACTCTTATTACTGTTAGTTGGGGTAAGAGGTGTCGTTCTGGAAGATTTGGTTTCTGTTTGAGATAACAATTCACCTAATTCGGTAAATCCACCTTTTGGACTGGccataacctaaaaaaaaatgttgtagcattttttgtttgataaatatCATTTATGTTACCTTATTGATGACGATTTCTTTTACAGACTGTGGAGATCCTTGCAAATGTGTACGAGCCATTGGAGTTTTTTGTATACCATGTTGTATCTCTATTGTAGGGCCTCTCCGTATAGTACTCTGTATGGTTTGCGGCCGACTCGACACATTtacaactttttctttttcatctaTTTGTACTGCAGCAGATCTCTTTGGAATAGGTGGTAAAGCAGCAACAGCATCTGAAAGAAGTTTCTGCACTGCTATTGGAGCACAACCTCCTGGTTTGATAATTAATCCAGTTTTATTTGGGCGgttaaaaacattatttgtaATCGGTCGAGGGTTTTTGTTACGCTGATCATCTTCGTCATCTTGCGGTGTAATAATACGCTTAACACATACTTTTCCAGCAGACAATCTTTTTGCTTTCGTAACAAGATCTTTCTTCTTTCGGCCTTTTCTGTTGTTAACTTTAAAGTCCAAATCACTATCACGATCATTATCGGTATCTCCAGATTCCTCACTAAGTACATCAAAGTCAGATTCTGCTGTTGAACTATGCATATCGACTTCGCCCTCAACAAATTCATCTCTTTCAGTTTGTTTATTTGACCTCGCAGGcttagtaaatattttcatttgttgaTCTTTATTGGAGTGTGTGGATTTATCCAAATGATCGTGCAACCCTTCcatgactttctttttcaattgTATTTGCTTCATAGTCACAGTGGTGTGTGGAATGATTCTACGTCCCGCAAGCTTTTCTGCTTTGTATTTTTCAGCAAGTTTGGCTTTCATTTGTGCAGGCGAAGTAAATGGAGTGTAACAGTGATCGTTCTTAATGACAAGCATTTGGAATTCATAATCAGCCGTTTTCTTAAACGTTGACACTCCTGCTAGTTCTAAAAAGATTAGtttgtaaaaatgtaataaaataaataaatcgttATTTCTTACTTAAAGCTTCTTTCACTACTTCCTTTGCAGATACCGCCGGATAAAACTCTTCCACTGTCAGACCAATAATATCAGGACGTtccttgtgttttttatttttaatattttgtatttttgtagtgttgcgaaattttctcctcattttctgtttctttttgcGGTTTTCCAATTTGCTATTATCTGCAGAATTTTCACCATCAGCATCACTTTTTTCATCTTCGGCCGTTGGAATTTCATCACTTTCAGAATATTCTGCACCCTCAACACATGAGCCATTATTGCTACTTCTACTTGATTCATCGTCGGATAATCCTTCAGCATGCCTACGTAAAAGTTCATCTGCTTTCTCGGCCTCTTCTTCTTCATCCAACATACTAGGTGTGGGAGAACTTAATCGGATAACACTTATTGATGACAAAGTTTTCTCCtctaaagtaaaataaaaatatttaaatcatcaTAACTTTTGCTGGTTA
The sequence above is drawn from the Bactrocera tryoni isolate S06 chromosome 1, CSIRO_BtryS06_freeze2, whole genome shotgun sequence genome and encodes:
- the LOC120767047 gene encoding uncharacterized protein LOC120767047, with amino-acid sequence MSSSVFIESCTKAFKGGIRSESDVAISGSPDSNLVVVYGKNGVNFDKRGIENLIEEKTLSSISVIRLSSPTPSMLDEEEEAEKADELLRRHAEGLSDDESSRSSNNGSCVEGAEYSESDEIPTAEDEKSDADGENSADNSKLENRKKKQKMRRKFRNTTKIQNIKNKKHKERPDIIGLTVEEFYPAVSAKEVVKEALKLAGVSTFKKTADYEFQMLVIKNDHCYTPFTSPAQMKAKLAEKYKAEKLAGRRIIPHTTVTMKQIQLKKKVMEGLHDHLDKSTHSNKDQQMKIFTKPARSNKQTERDEFVEGEVDMHSSTAESDFDVLSEESGDTDNDRDSDLDFKVNNRKGRKKKDLVTKAKRLSAGKVCVKRIITPQDDEDDQRNKNPRPITNNVFNRPNKTGLIIKPGGCAPIAVQKLLSDAVAALPPIPKRSAAVQIDEKEKVVNVSSRPQTIQSTIRRGPTIEIQHGIQKTPMARTHLQGSPQSVKEIVINKVMASPKGGFTELGELLSQTETKSSRTTPLTPTNSNKSPGIRQKNILSPSKGFMPLGIETAAKNKLPIQISIQTHQSSSELAKSRIIMESLPLVQQNHTPTNESSTQCTENEPSSSELASEHFDLIDSIVKDEMQKDSLMEVTSKSNENIPKLVKMLENAEQSLESTATNLQIDNNLRNFGTTSEGNVDDIDISNAPLLESSDGVEIPDDLLQQVVDLIEDETLQEAVEKQVFSEEHNDELACADSAETDNIVPTTTGPHQLTATQVSASSQEPNRGKSIIEMAISNVPPSSIGTSGTDGDMPVFVTNVASAKPMPSPTIRKEPIKIVRGNGRVITLPPIEAPTTRAKRRAQNQPASSANSSTIFNESSLDSSLQSNSSFTTVEQIPSGTVEKKTEAASKRRVSKESATGGTNASKTKKTVVATKKSTAAKNVANKSVAEEDASASQEDDDDPNRLWCICRQPHNNRFMICCDVCEDWFHGTCVSITKAMGIEMEQKGIDWTCPKCVKLQEEKKQRKITDMLIPRKIISEATIQKPEHEQIGTKAASVSNLDSTVAGSSLESFLDTTQTTYISTKSQLGDVALTKTTSKKVTKPNVSAMKKKPTNLNVKPKEVNTPASQTKRRLPVLQQAMKHQVESTKSSSVAQSSTSAKQAFNNLQKPIQAEAISTEPQTFCIVCKKVARTNSIYCSDDCIRKHAQNALNIFAAVSSAKSPEPTVSSNINEDAALKKKKAKGLFEDILSMADRKPKIERVHVIERKSGRVLTGSNAPTTHNLKKWLQDNQTFEVVQPGSIQAQEIEKKQRHRQTQSLSPIVITNLGKHITYPPASTHTHNIQINQSPHGSNTVVVKSSTPQRDAELNVHVQKPVKQLIEQVVKAAPNSPRPGTPKQLQKYPQQVSLKPDKATRGDAKEEAKDRKEKPKQRPLAETVTKRQSDNAPSGSTNSEPIRLNVRRTLKEQLLLRMNETGTENENCSGTLPKLSIEEIEKFVHETEAEMYDYFSRDTGSRYRAKYRSLMFNIKDRKNRTLFAKICANKIQPKQLVRMSPEELASQELAQWRENEAKHQLEMIKKSELDLLSCAKNYVLKTHKGEEVIEGKLEDCVNLDASIPVEDVVSVLNSSVVSSSSASDLVKTDLDPNSFIEHQQSSETQGPKSGSHFDEEKQKSHSKEKDREREREGERDRNRDHGRDRDQARARSHDSDHSRERLRKNKDRHRDKSRSRKRSRSHSRSRSHSREKRHKSYHKDEKREREDREREKDKNKEKERERERDRDRDVRQQRDECDNNSPVTVNSNKSSTISSSKDKSSSKRANTPKSVEVYSLIDQILESTKTVEEAANLISEKEKFKEKDREKDKHKREAIRQTATPPLPTSSAIKFVTEHKSSTSNAHTNDDQEPSSTVTIATPPQDPYTRYTDADSPTISGNLSSTALWSGNINMVDVASFQIVLQPVIGNSLNLGTLLPDELDVVGRIGPETVWEYISKIKRSPNKEIVIIRLIPGSEMETAAYTVLFQYLENRNRLGVINSVSPQIKDFYIYPLGAGKPMPPVLLPAEKVDFYEDPHRPDILVGVVVRIIGKRHSALPTIVASTSTSKSHRRGVDPDTFTPPGSPKRKRRMHASTPKVDEIDVDAIIKAPIITKSHKTSLPPSNITDDDDEPYSPGGSSDDDALIASKMPPRSDEDDLKRKMDELNRQIAAQEKEIAGLLNVDSSCFASTSATKTSAVLANISIPSNLSQILASIKSKPDNNHTHFSTTTLQSQSTLIQSVRKSLHSTLDEDEYNPELVTFDTSAKLTEKPSSRLAQLSEAELLRMVPDGMIDTPPTQKSHSSGTDTKSSHYDEPPPPGV